A section of the Streptomyces sp. Je 1-369 genome encodes:
- a CDS encoding DUF899 domain-containing protein, protein MGLPDIVTREEWLTARAELLAEEKAVTRARDALNAERRGLPMVEVDKEYYFDGYDGKATLLDLFDGRDQLIVYHFMFAPEWDAGCRSCSGFLDQIGHLAHLRARNTNFVAVSRAPFTKLLTFKARMGWTVPWYSTNGGDFNHDFLASSPDEPHDVPAINCFLRYGDRIFHTYATFARGLDGIGSTTSLLDLTALGRQEEWEEPTGRASVFGASAGSARVRYHDEYDD, encoded by the coding sequence ATGGGACTTCCGGACATCGTCACGCGCGAGGAGTGGCTCACCGCGCGTGCGGAGCTGCTGGCCGAGGAGAAGGCCGTCACCCGCGCACGCGACGCGCTCAACGCCGAGCGGCGCGGGCTGCCGATGGTCGAGGTCGACAAGGAGTACTACTTCGACGGTTACGACGGGAAGGCGACCCTGCTCGACCTCTTCGACGGCAGGGACCAACTGATCGTCTACCACTTCATGTTCGCCCCCGAATGGGACGCGGGCTGCCGCAGCTGCTCCGGGTTCCTGGACCAGATCGGGCACCTCGCGCACCTGCGGGCCCGCAACACGAACTTCGTCGCCGTGTCCCGCGCGCCGTTCACCAAGCTGCTGACGTTCAAGGCACGGATGGGCTGGACCGTGCCCTGGTACTCGACGAACGGCGGCGACTTCAACCACGACTTCCTGGCGTCCTCGCCCGACGAGCCGCACGACGTGCCCGCGATCAACTGCTTCCTGCGGTACGGCGACCGGATCTTCCACACGTACGCGACGTTCGCCCGCGGCCTGGACGGCATCGGCTCCACCACGAGCCTCCTCGACCTCACCGCGCTCGGCCGTCAGGAGGAGTGGGAGGAGCCGACGGGGCGTGCGTCGGTGTTCGGGGCGTCGGCGGGCAGCGCGCGGGTCCGGTACCACGACGAGTACGACGACTGA